One window from the genome of Dyadobacter sp. CECT 9275 encodes:
- a CDS encoding four helix bundle protein, whose protein sequence is MASHDFRDLMAYKFGFELAMSIFEITKNFPAAERFSLTDQIRRSSRSVCACIGEAYRKRRYPAHFVSKVSDADMENCETQVWLEFSFACKYITAELYENLNSQSQTIGRLLSFMINNPDKFSNLKHG, encoded by the coding sequence ATGGCATCACATGACTTTCGCGATCTGATGGCGTACAAGTTCGGTTTTGAATTAGCAATGAGCATTTTTGAAATAACTAAAAATTTTCCTGCAGCCGAACGATTTTCACTTACAGATCAAATTCGCAGATCTAGCCGATCCGTTTGTGCCTGCATAGGAGAGGCTTATCGTAAAAGGAGGTATCCAGCCCATTTTGTGTCAAAGGTTTCCGATGCGGACATGGAAAATTGTGAAACGCAGGTATGGCTGGAATTTTCTTTTGCATGCAAATACATCACTGCTGAACTCTATGAAAACCTGAATTCTCAATCTCAAACTATAGGGAGATTACTTTCATTCATGATTAACAACCCGGACAAATTTTCTAATCTAAAGCATGGATAG
- a CDS encoding class I SAM-dependent methyltransferase, with amino-acid sequence MTHQDFLKALVCPLTGGPLKISEDGKTLTSEDGTLYEVGDTGIVNMLYPKELLPADAREQYLYDQAFLRYDKGVSWVFETLNHSDEAATRKFFIDLMELKPGMKALEVGAGTGKDSALILDKIRPGGTAVLSDLSPNMLKLAQEKLSTEDLNVHYFLGNGSYLPFPDDTFDAVFHFGGINTFSERKRAFDELTRVVRPGGKVVVGDESVAPWLRKHPSYATLLKANPLFRAEVPLEDVPANIENFKLHYVFGNAFYVMDYRVTAKAPEVDIDLPIPGKDFVDNWRLRAEKAED; translated from the coding sequence ATGACCCATCAGGATTTCCTTAAAGCGTTGGTATGCCCATTAACCGGCGGCCCCTTAAAAATATCAGAAGACGGCAAAACACTTACCAGTGAAGACGGTACCCTATATGAAGTGGGAGATACAGGCATTGTTAACATGCTATATCCTAAAGAATTACTTCCGGCTGATGCTCGCGAGCAATACCTTTACGATCAGGCATTTTTGAGGTATGACAAGGGTGTATCCTGGGTATTTGAAACGCTGAACCATTCTGACGAAGCGGCTACCCGCAAGTTTTTTATTGATCTTATGGAGCTGAAACCGGGAATGAAGGCGCTGGAAGTGGGTGCAGGCACAGGTAAAGACTCTGCTTTGATACTGGACAAAATCAGGCCGGGAGGAACAGCGGTGCTGTCGGACCTATCTCCGAATATGTTGAAACTGGCGCAGGAAAAACTTTCGACAGAAGACCTCAACGTACATTATTTCCTTGGAAATGGCTCTTATCTGCCTTTTCCTGATGATACTTTCGATGCCGTTTTCCATTTCGGCGGGATCAATACCTTTTCGGAAAGAAAAAGAGCTTTCGACGAACTCACCCGTGTGGTACGCCCCGGCGGAAAAGTAGTTGTGGGCGACGAAAGCGTAGCGCCCTGGCTGAGAAAGCATCCTTCCTATGCTACGTTGCTGAAGGCCAATCCCCTTTTCCGTGCCGAAGTACCCCTGGAGGACGTTCCGGCTAATATTGAAAATTTCAAACTTCATTATGTTTTCGGAAATGCATTTTATGTCATGGACTACCGCGTTACTGCAAAAGCTCCGGAAGTTGACATAGACCTGCCCATTCCTGGAAAAGATTTCGTAGATAACTGGCGCCTGAGAGCGGAGAAGGCGGAGGACTAG